From a single Lentimicrobium sp. L6 genomic region:
- a CDS encoding AI-2E family transporter: MQKQTKSIPNIVLFAAFIIVVGGMIYAESIITQFLMAFFVSIVFAQPIIWLKRKKVPQSLAIPMVFLLIIVVFVGFGELISNSLSSFSKNAPLYEQNLTEMGVAVMEFMKGYGVNLSMGKLTNIFDPSKVMNLTAGFLGQLGGFMGNAFTIVFLVLFLLFELDSFSIKSKAIAINTNVSISYFNTIGNSIRNYLSIKTITSLLTGAMVWISLAILGLDYAIIWALIAFLLNYIPNIGSIIAAVPAVLFALIQLGFIGGIWTSVIFVAANTIVGNVVEPKMMGKGMGLSTFIVFASLLFWGFIFGTVGMFLSVPLTMTIKIMMEQSSRTKWIAVILGTEEDAKQVIEGGQAGEES, translated from the coding sequence ATGCAAAAACAAACAAAATCAATCCCTAATATTGTTCTCTTTGCCGCATTTATAATAGTAGTTGGTGGAATGATTTATGCGGAATCTATTATCACCCAATTTTTGATGGCATTCTTTGTTTCAATCGTTTTTGCTCAACCCATTATTTGGTTAAAGAGAAAAAAAGTCCCCCAAAGTTTGGCTATTCCCATGGTCTTTTTATTGATTATTGTGGTATTTGTTGGTTTCGGAGAGCTTATTAGTAATTCTCTTTCATCCTTCTCAAAAAATGCACCCTTATATGAGCAAAATCTCACCGAAATGGGAGTCGCTGTTATGGAGTTCATGAAAGGTTATGGAGTCAATTTGTCCATGGGTAAATTAACCAATATTTTTGATCCTTCAAAAGTGATGAATCTGACTGCGGGGTTTTTAGGTCAATTGGGTGGTTTTATGGGGAATGCTTTCACCATTGTTTTTTTAGTCTTATTTTTATTATTTGAATTAGATAGTTTCTCCATAAAATCAAAGGCCATAGCCATTAATACTAATGTTTCGATTTCTTACTTTAATACTATTGGAAATAGCATTAGGAATTATTTATCCATTAAAACCATAACTAGTTTGTTAACGGGTGCCATGGTATGGATATCATTAGCCATTCTTGGCCTTGACTATGCCATCATTTGGGCATTAATTGCTTTTCTGCTGAATTATATTCCTAATATTGGTTCCATAATAGCCGCAGTACCTGCTGTTTTATTCGCCTTAATTCAATTGGGATTTATAGGTGGGATCTGGACTTCTGTAATTTTTGTTGCTGCCAATACGATAGTAGGAAATGTAGTAGAACCTAAGATGATGGGTAAGGGAATGGGGCTATCTACTTTTATCGTTTTTGCCTCCTTATTATTCTGGGGATTTATTTTCGGAACTGTAGGTATGTTCCTCTCGGTACCATTAACTATGACCATAAAAATTATGATGGAACAAAGTTCTAGAACCAAGTGGATAGCTGTAATTCTTGGAACGGAAGAAGATGCAAAACAGGTGATTGAAGGAGGACAAGCGGGTGAAGAATCGTAA
- a CDS encoding DcaP family trimeric outer membrane transporter: MRKLENIRISTAIVIFLLGGVIVSAQGIIGFDTTKKIISSSLMSEEIDADTLAIEESSPLDISNDRGLYLLAPDGNMQLRILGSIRFSTFYDMVEMPVKNSFSTYYIPTGENNIRQPNYYNTLNESRIGFEVKRKVGKRVIFGRLEMDFNGNNGQFRIRHAYGQIGNLLFGQTWSLFSNVSSMPATVDGNGPTGSVILRNPQIRYSTRVNSNMEFAAALEYSIPDLSTQDYDTLELETIQLVPDLTGRIKRNGDFGDIQLSVVVNTISIKDPTYNVTNLFGFGSSLSGVFNLPEGQNIKYQATYGKSISHFITTFSGTGNDAVFSPSIGRYESLYSFGGFLSYGFDYNERITSSVSLGYANIFNKEYQANKAYKNSLSLSFDAFWEIIRGARVGFEYAYGRKWNLDNTSGRASRFWMLFYYDF; this comes from the coding sequence ATGCGAAAACTAGAAAATATAAGAATCTCAACCGCTATAGTCATTTTTCTCCTAGGTGGTGTAATTGTTTCAGCTCAAGGAATTATAGGTTTTGATACCACAAAAAAGATAATTTCGTCCAGTCTGATGAGTGAGGAGATTGATGCTGATACTTTGGCTATTGAGGAATCAAGCCCCTTAGATATTTCTAATGACAGAGGACTCTATTTGTTGGCGCCTGATGGTAATATGCAATTGCGTATTCTAGGCTCTATTCGATTTTCTACATTTTATGACATGGTTGAAATGCCTGTGAAAAACTCTTTTAGTACCTATTATATTCCAACCGGGGAGAATAATATAAGACAACCCAATTATTATAATACATTAAACGAATCCAGAATTGGCTTTGAGGTCAAAAGGAAAGTAGGTAAACGAGTTATTTTTGGTAGATTAGAAATGGATTTCAATGGTAATAATGGCCAATTTAGAATTAGACATGCTTATGGACAGATAGGGAACTTATTATTTGGTCAAACCTGGTCTTTATTTAGTAATGTTTCCTCCATGCCAGCTACTGTGGATGGAAATGGGCCAACAGGGAGTGTGATTTTAAGAAACCCTCAAATAAGATATTCCACACGTGTAAATTCTAACATGGAATTTGCAGCCGCTTTGGAGTATTCTATTCCTGATTTAAGTACTCAAGATTACGATACCTTAGAATTAGAAACTATTCAGCTGGTGCCTGATTTAACAGGAAGGATAAAACGCAACGGTGACTTTGGAGATATTCAATTGTCAGTTGTTGTGAATACGATATCAATAAAGGACCCAACATATAATGTGACTAATTTGTTTGGCTTTGGTAGTTCCTTATCTGGCGTTTTTAACTTGCCCGAGGGTCAGAATATCAAATACCAAGCTACATACGGAAAGTCTATTTCACATTTTATTACTACTTTCTCTGGAACTGGTAATGATGCTGTTTTTAGTCCAAGTATAGGTAGATATGAAAGCCTTTATTCTTTTGGAGGATTTCTTTCCTATGGATTCGATTATAACGAGAGAATTACTTCCAGTGTTTCTTTAGGCTATGCTAATATTTTCAATAAAGAATATCAAGCAAATAAAGCCTATAAAAATAGTCTCAGTTTATCCTTTGATGCTTTTTGGGAAATTATTCGGGGAGCAAGGGTAGGTTTTGAATATGCTTATGGTCGGAAATGGAATTTAGATAATACTTCAGGAAGAGCAAGTCGCTTCTGGATGCTTTTCTATTATGATTTTTAG